One Belonocnema kinseyi isolate 2016_QV_RU_SX_M_011 chromosome 6, B_treatae_v1, whole genome shotgun sequence genomic region harbors:
- the LOC117175442 gene encoding uncharacterized protein C18orf63-like yields MSEETMLFTPVLECDDLLCLECRITSLDVTDEIKLTLFHCQIFICRYFLSSFPEIIAAPVPQTDNYIYLIAKKEFFKTSELLKCLEIKKLCYSDPQPVVYDVYKECVRYTMLFKLAPSWNKFGMYLCQGKDFIIGHEYLNAVKFDVNIKKPGMIIKFKSTKLKVNPLKVEELGLSSSLLAEFKENPDGVIHLGQHWANVLPSLVKARILKVSKQIPKTCCFGNYQTLRRHWQKMYGYILPERSEGILYYEVRFTAFPEQIFVYPDICLQSEYPKMVPCKNQGFICIQFVESLRDQVSAICGKSLSFVKLNPKETKATPNPGFRPAKEIKIEKTNSQILRMPSIYGTVCSKPNFTNGNSDPKLKQQTIKIEKTNSQIPQMPSSYGIVWPKPKITNGNNDSKLKQQTLNFPRVKIEPPSPPQNSNSVKPSQNGSLVSKLKSPEFSRSLFSQISQSTPLRRKLIIDPKVENDKGSIKSETFKTFMNLIKSNENPITKEKEKKRSFVDTLRQGKPELRLPKVSPPLKRIRIFESNPTETITKYFKQQKSSSVRPAVTQGKLQLKNLLRNK; encoded by the exons ATGAGTGAGGAAACTATGCTTTTCACACCCGTGCTAGAGTGCGATGATTTATTGTGCTTAGAATGCAGAATAACTAGTTTGGACGTTACAGATGAAATCAAACTAACTCTTTTCCATTGTCAAATCTTCATTTGCAg atatttcctttcttcttttcctGAAATTATTGCTGCACCCGTTCCACAAACAGATAATTACATTTATCTAATtgcaaagaaagaatttttcaagacGAGCGAGTTGCTGAAGTGCCTTGAGATTAAGAAATTGTGT TATTCAGACCCTCAACCAGTTGTTTATGATGTTTACAAAGAGTGTGTCAGATACACTATGCTGTTCAAATTAGCACCTTCATGGAACAAATTTGGCATGTATCTCTGCCAAGGAAAAGATTTCATAATTGGTCATGAGTATCTCAATGCAGTCAAATTTGACGTCAACATTAAAA aaCCGGGCATGATCATCAAATTCAAATCCACAAAACTGAAAGTCAATCCTTTGAAAGTGGAAGAGCTTGGTTTATCATCATCGCTTTTggcagaatttaaagaaaatcctgaTGGTGTAATTCATCTTGGACAACATTGGGCTAACGTTTTACCTAg cttGGTAAAAGCGaggattttgaaagtttcaaaacaaaTTCCTAAGACGTGCTGTTTTGGAAATTACCAGACGCTTCGTAGGCACTGGCAAAAAATG tatGGTTACATATTGCCCGAGAGAAGCGAAGGAATTCTCTACTACGAAGTCCGCTTCACAGCTTTTCCAGAGCAAATTTTTGTCTATCCTGATATCTGTTTGCAATCCGAGTATCCTAAAATGGTTCCTTGCAAAAATCAGGGCTTCATCTGCATTCAATTCGTCGAAAGCTTGAGGGATCAAGTTAGCGCTATCTGCGGAAAATCACTTTCTTTCGTCAAATTGAATCCAAAAGAGACAAAAGCAACTCCGAATCCCGGATTTCGTCCTGCaaaagaa ATCAAAATCGAGAAAACCAATTCTCAGATTCTTCGAATGCCATCGATTTATGGAACCGTTTGCTCAAAACCGAACTTCACAAATGGCAACAGCGATCCAAAACTGAAGCAGCAAacg atcaAAATCGAGAAAACCAATTCTCAGATACCTCAAATGCCGTCAAGTTACGGAATAGTCTGGCCAAAACCGAAAATCACAAATGGAAACAACGATTCAAAACTGAAGCAGCAAacg ctcaaTTTCCCAAGAGTAAAAATCGAGCCTCCTTCGCCTCCTCAAAATTCGAATTCGGTCAAGCCATCCCAAAACGGGAgccttgtttcaaaattaaaaagtcccGAGTTTTCAAGATCTTTGTTTTCTCAAATATCTCAGTCGACTCCTCtcagaagaaaattgattattgatCCGAAAGTCGAAAATGACAAAGGTAGCATAAAGAGTGAAACTTTCAAGACTTTTATGAATTTGATCAAATCAAACGAAAATCCAATTAcgaaggaaaaagagaaaaaaaggtcaTTTGTCGACACATTAcgtcagggaaaacctgaatTACGTTTGCCAAAAGTCTCACCTCCGCTGAAACGAATTCGAATTTTCGAATCAAATCCAACTGAGactatcacaaaatattttaaacagcaGAAATCAAGTTCTGTTCGGCCCGCAGTAACTCAG ggtaAATTGCAGCTAAAGAATTTATTGAGAAATAAGTAA
- the LOC117174477 gene encoding uncharacterized protein C18orf63-like, translating into MEPGTTLFSWVPNLKDLCYFCCTVSNSHIMTHEFTKEIHHCQIIYCRTIIRIFSRTLASPVPKSEHCFYVVLSRKYAETNQLQEFFKWKAIHYSDPQEVTFEIYKNCAKYSIIYKLLPVWNRVGEYLCKGQHYSELTDELDAIKFDLDIKEEGLFLQFNPVKLKLTSLSLEVIGVTGSTLVTFQNNPKMPITFRHQKAHIIAYILPSLKKCKLLKVTKEIPNTCKFKQYHVIRDHWKNMYGIVLPKKKEGINFYELSFEGFEERTFVYPETCLQAKLPKIIECCNQADITHQFLEDLKVKVPQICGKELSFVYQNVKPIENFLKPNEVHASRGINDTPSKSSISGNSNFFESCSLKSSNVFTYDPKATGIFSFKINFNSKTKSSADNLASSFKNKLNNSSKLQDSEISLRSESVSNWLLNSCDSPGISQETESQTSVKDFEKSRDSPLKKRMKFSGPKKAIIRSIECTKVSLSPFRRANMKNKNIDVPRL; encoded by the exons ATGGAACCCGGTACAACGCTATTTTCTTGGGTGCCAAATTTAAAAGATCTGTGTTATTTCTGCTGTACAGTTTCAAATTCACATATTATGACACATGAATTCACCAAGGAAATTCATCACTGTCAAATCATTTACTGCAG AAccattattagaattttttcgaGAACATTAGCTTCTCCAGTTCCTAAAAGTGAGCATTGTTTTTATGTGGTTCTTTCGAGGAAATATGCTGAAACTAATCAACTCCAAGAATTTTTCAAGTGGAAAGCTATTCAC taTTCTGATCCTCAGGAAGTCACATTTGAAATTTACAAGAATTGTGCAAAGTattctattatttataaattgttgccAGTCTGGAACAGAGTCGGCGAATATTTATGCAAAGGGCAGCATTATTCTGAGCTTACAGACGAACTGGACGCAATCAAATTTGATTTAGACATCAaag aAGAAGGACTATTCCTGCAATTCAATCCAGTGAAACTGAAACTTACTTCCTTAAGTTTGGAAGTAATTGGAGTGACTGGATCGACTTTAGTGACATTCCAAAATAATCCTAAAATGCCGATTACTTTTCGACATCAAAAGGCTCATATCATAGCTTATATCTTGCCTAG cttgaaaaagTGCAAATTACTAAAAGTTACAAAAGAAATTCCCAATACttgcaaatttaaacaatatcatGTGATTCGAGATCACTGGAAGAATATG TATGGAATCGTGttaccaaaaaagaaagaagGCATCAATTTCTACGAGCTCTCATTTGAAGGATTTGAAGAACGCACCTTCGTTTATCCGGAGACTTGCTTGCAAgctaaattgccaaaaattattGAGTGTTGTAATCAGGCGGATATCACACATCAATTTTTGGAAGACCTGAAAGTGAAAGTTCCCCAAATTTGTGGCAAAGAGCTTTCCTTTGTTTATCAAAACGTTAAACCTATCGAGAATTTTCTCAAGCCAAACGAG GTACATGCTTCGAGGGGAATTAATGACACTCCTTCAAAGTCATCGATatctggaaattcaaatttttttgaaagctgCAGTCTGAAAAGCTCCAACGTGTTTACCTATGATCCAAAAGCAACGggaatattttcgtttaaaatcaactttaattCCAAAACCAAAAGCTCAGCTGACAATTTGGCatcttcgtttaaaaataaactgaacaATTCTTCCAAGTTGCAAGATTCTGAAATCAGTTTGAGAAGCGAATCTGTGAGCAACTGGCTTCTAAATTCCTGTGATTCTCCAGGAATTTCTCAAGAAACTGAAAGTCAAACAAgtgtgaaagattttgaaaaatcgagaGACTCGCctttgaaaaaaagaatgaaattttcggGTCCTAAGAAGGCAATCATACGGTCGATTGAATGTACCAAAGTCTCTCTTTCACCTTTCAGAAGAGCGAATATGAAAAATAAG AATATAGATGTTCCAAGATTATAA